The following coding sequences are from one Indioceanicola profundi window:
- a CDS encoding copper-binding protein, which produces MMKSMMIAAALAALVASGSAHAQGMQGMDMKDHGSMHGMHMGKQADADAKGTGTVKKVDVEKRTVNLAHDPIEAIGWPAMVMDFQVAESVDLSNVEAGQEVEFSLAKNGNSYVVTSIAPKG; this is translated from the coding sequence ATGATGAAGTCGATGATGATTGCCGCCGCCCTGGCCGCCCTGGTGGCCTCAGGCTCTGCTCATGCACAGGGTATGCAGGGCATGGACATGAAGGACCATGGTTCGATGCACGGCATGCACATGGGCAAGCAGGCCGATGCTGACGCCAAGGGAACCGGCACGGTCAAAAAGGTTGACGTAGAGAAGCGCACGGTCAACTTGGCGCACGATCCGATCGAGGCGATCGGCTGGCCCGCCATGGTCATGGACTTCCAGGTCGCCGAGAGCGTGGACCTGTCCAATGTCGAGGCCGGTCAGGAGGTTGAGTTCTCCCTGGCCAAGAACGGGAACAGCTACGTCGTGACCTCGATCGCGCCTAAGGGCTGA
- a CDS encoding GNAT family N-acetyltransferase, which produces MPSVKLCNGTAVAELFLRLEAGGWKGKAGTAMASVPAQAEALREILASGREKRRVSVLELRVDRRPVSMVITLLAAPGSFSFKIAYDQDHPAAKQSPGVLLVMEAVRQMHEDGSLLGAGLHWCDSCAAADSELNLRLRTRALPHGMELLPC; this is translated from the coding sequence ATGCCCTCCGTCAAACTTTGCAACGGAACCGCCGTAGCGGAACTGTTTTTGCGCCTGGAGGCTGGCGGCTGGAAGGGAAAGGCCGGCACCGCCATGGCAAGCGTTCCAGCACAGGCAGAGGCCTTGCGCGAGATTCTGGCCAGCGGGAGAGAGAAACGGCGGGTTTCGGTCTTGGAACTGCGGGTCGATAGGCGGCCTGTGTCTATGGTGATCACTCTGCTTGCCGCACCCGGCAGCTTCTCGTTCAAGATCGCTTATGACCAGGACCACCCTGCTGCCAAGCAGTCGCCTGGCGTGCTGCTGGTGATGGAGGCCGTCCGGCAGATGCATGAGGACGGCTCGTTGTTGGGGGCGGGCCTTCACTGGTGCGACAGCTGCGCAGCGGCGGATTCCGAGCTGAACCTGCGCCTCCGAACGCGTGCCCTGCCGCACGGCATGGAATTACTGCCCTGTTGA
- a CDS encoding Crp/Fnr family transcriptional regulator, protein MPHSISSAPGQTCIPLALQNHILRALPEAERDRLLSLLEPVELRFQEILHEAGEPIRHVYFVEDGVVSQLAMLDGDQEIEVGLIGREGLAGFALALGSDAAHTEAMVQMSGHAYRMTADAFCQEMARSSAFSSLVLRFVQTMYVQAGQGAACNGSHPLGERLARWLLEMHDRVGADTLPVTSEIMALMLGVRRPALFAAVGCLERAGIISQDRSSVTILERAQLAAASCACYQVIRHEADRMLG, encoded by the coding sequence GTGCCGCATTCCATATCATCTGCCCCCGGGCAGACCTGTATTCCGCTCGCCCTGCAGAACCATATCCTGCGCGCCCTGCCAGAGGCGGAGCGTGACCGGCTGCTCTCCCTCCTGGAGCCGGTGGAGCTGCGTTTTCAGGAAATCCTGCACGAGGCCGGCGAACCGATCCGCCATGTCTATTTTGTCGAGGACGGGGTTGTCTCCCAGCTCGCCATGCTGGACGGCGACCAGGAGATCGAGGTTGGTCTCATCGGCCGTGAAGGTCTGGCCGGCTTTGCCCTGGCTCTGGGCAGCGACGCGGCGCACACGGAGGCCATGGTCCAGATGTCCGGCCATGCGTACCGGATGACCGCCGACGCCTTTTGCCAGGAAATGGCCCGCAGCAGCGCCTTCTCCAGCCTGGTGCTGCGCTTTGTGCAGACCATGTACGTGCAGGCCGGCCAGGGCGCCGCCTGCAATGGCTCGCATCCTCTGGGGGAGCGGCTGGCGCGCTGGCTGCTGGAGATGCACGACCGCGTCGGAGCCGACACGCTGCCCGTTACCTCTGAGATCATGGCCTTGATGCTGGGGGTGCGGCGTCCGGCCCTGTTTGCGGCGGTGGGGTGTCTGGAGCGGGCCGGCATCATCAGCCAGGACCGCAGCTCCGTGACCATTCTCGAGCGGGCCCAGCTGGCGGCAGCATCCTGTGCGTGCTACCAGGTGATCCGCCATGAGGCGGACCGAATGCTGGGATAA
- a CDS encoding Crp/Fnr family transcriptional regulator codes for MPHSALSAPVQNHILLALPAAERDRLLSILEPVELRFQEILHEAGEPIRHVYFVEEGVISQLAPLEGGQEIEVGLIDREGLVGFAVALGAETTNTEAMVQAPGRALRLNAEALRAEMERGGPLPAGILRFVHTMVVQTSQVAACNIRHTLDERLARWLLMMHDRVHADRMPITHEFMAMMLGVRRAGVTVAVNTLVNSGAILHERGAITMLNRARLEGASCECYEAIRQEVDRVLD; via the coding sequence ATGCCGCATTCCGCTTTATCCGCTCCCGTGCAGAACCATATCCTGCTGGCCCTGCCGGCGGCGGAGCGCGACCGCTTGCTCTCCATCCTGGAACCAGTGGAGCTGCGTTTTCAGGAAATCCTGCACGAGGCCGGCGAACCGATCCGCCATGTCTATTTTGTCGAGGAGGGTGTCATCTCCCAACTGGCCCCGCTGGAAGGCGGGCAGGAGATCGAGGTCGGGCTGATCGACCGGGAGGGTCTGGTCGGCTTTGCCGTAGCCCTTGGGGCCGAGACCACCAACACGGAGGCCATGGTCCAGGCGCCCGGCCGCGCTTTGCGCCTGAATGCCGAGGCGTTGCGGGCGGAGATGGAGCGGGGCGGCCCCTTGCCGGCCGGTATCCTGCGCTTTGTGCACACCATGGTGGTGCAGACCAGCCAAGTGGCCGCCTGCAACATCCGGCACACGCTGGATGAGCGCTTGGCGCGCTGGCTCCTGATGATGCATGACCGGGTGCACGCCGACCGGATGCCGATCACCCATGAGTTCATGGCCATGATGCTGGGCGTGCGCCGGGCCGGCGTGACGGTCGCGGTCAACACGCTGGTGAATTCGGGGGCGATCCTCCATGAGCGCGGGGCTATCACCATGCTCAACCGCGCCCGCCTGGAGGGAGCTTCCTGCGAGTGCTATGAGGCGATCCGTCAGGAAGTGGACCGGGTGCTGGACTGA
- a CDS encoding tyrosine-type recombinase/integrase, which yields MAETTGRPVLATGLFGDLVLPDPVEPGRAAERQALAAQAAAYAAAARSPATLRAYRSAWRQYDAWCRDLGFEPLAGEAGQVGMYLTRAAERLAVASLQVHLAAIVAAHRLAGQQLDPGHPSIALLLDGLRRRKGTAPARQAAPITPDLLARMVRAQPCSPLGLRNRAMLLVGFGAALRRAELVALDAGDLRFVEGRGVVVRLRRSKTDPTGAGQEVAIWGAADPDLCAPAALQAWLAWLQPARGDQPLFVGFRPTGVPTGKRLSDKAVVRLIQATAEGIGAADPDLIAGSRGPLAASLAPRYSGHSLRAGLATAAAEAEAQLHDVMRQTRHKSPEMARRYMRASDLWRNNVTETVLRKRR from the coding sequence ATGGCGGAGACAACAGGGCGCCCGGTGCTGGCCACCGGCCTGTTCGGCGACCTGGTGCTGCCCGACCCCGTCGAACCCGGCCGGGCGGCCGAGCGGCAGGCCCTGGCCGCCCAGGCCGCCGCCTACGCCGCCGCGGCCCGCAGCCCGGCCACGCTCCGGGCCTACCGCTCGGCCTGGCGGCAATATGACGCCTGGTGCCGCGATCTCGGCTTCGAGCCCCTGGCCGGGGAGGCCGGGCAGGTGGGCATGTACCTGACCCGGGCCGCCGAACGCCTCGCCGTCGCCAGCCTGCAGGTGCATCTCGCCGCCATCGTGGCGGCGCACCGGCTGGCCGGCCAGCAGCTCGATCCCGGCCATCCCAGCATCGCCCTGCTGCTGGACGGGCTGCGCCGGCGCAAGGGCACCGCCCCGGCCCGCCAGGCCGCCCCCATCACCCCGGATCTCCTGGCCCGCATGGTGCGGGCCCAGCCCTGCTCGCCCCTGGGGCTGCGCAACCGCGCCATGCTGCTGGTGGGCTTCGGGGCCGCACTCCGGCGCGCCGAGCTGGTGGCGCTCGATGCCGGCGACCTCCGCTTTGTCGAGGGCCGCGGCGTGGTGGTGCGGCTGCGCCGCTCCAAGACCGATCCCACCGGGGCGGGCCAGGAGGTGGCGATCTGGGGCGCCGCCGATCCGGACCTCTGCGCCCCCGCGGCCCTGCAGGCCTGGCTCGCCTGGCTGCAGCCGGCCCGGGGCGACCAGCCGCTCTTTGTCGGCTTCCGGCCCACCGGCGTGCCGACCGGCAAACGGCTGTCGGACAAGGCGGTGGTGCGCCTGATCCAGGCCACGGCCGAAGGCATCGGCGCGGCGGACCCCGATCTCATCGCCGGCAGCCGGGGCCCGCTCGCGGCCAGCCTGGCGCCGCGCTATTCCGGCCACAGCCTGCGCGCCGGCCTCGCCACCGCGGCCGCGGAGGCCGAGGCGCAGCTGCACGATGTGATGCGCCAGACCCGGCACAAGAGCCCCGAAATGGCAAGGCGCTACATGCGCGCCAGCGACCTCTGGCGCAACAACGTCACCGAGACGGTGCTGCGCAAGCGCCGCTGA
- a CDS encoding IS6 family transposase: MHDGKDPFKGRQFTAEVILWAVRWYLQFPISYRDLERMLADRGVPVDHTTLYRWIQAYAPELDKRLRPYLRMTSGSWRVDETYIRVKGRWMYLYRAVDARGQTIDFLLSARRDAAAARRFFRKALKQAHTVNPRTITVDKNAAYPSATKTMKRTGELWRFAKLRQRKYLNNIVEQDHRRIKRLVRPGLGFKSFHTARRTIAGYEIMTMVCKDQVRAVPANSMPIQATFIASLFGVAA, from the coding sequence ATGCACGACGGGAAGGACCCATTCAAGGGCCGCCAGTTTACGGCGGAAGTGATCCTGTGGGCGGTGCGCTGGTACCTGCAATTCCCGATCAGCTACCGCGATCTCGAACGTATGCTGGCCGACCGCGGCGTGCCGGTCGATCACACGACGCTTTACCGCTGGATCCAGGCTTACGCACCCGAACTGGACAAGCGCTTGCGCCCATACCTCCGGATGACCAGCGGTTCCTGGCGGGTGGACGAGACCTACATTCGCGTGAAAGGCCGGTGGATGTACCTGTATCGCGCCGTCGATGCGCGCGGGCAGACGATCGACTTTCTGCTCAGCGCCCGGCGCGATGCTGCGGCTGCCCGGCGCTTCTTCCGCAAGGCGCTGAAGCAGGCGCATACGGTCAACCCGCGCACTATCACGGTGGACAAGAACGCCGCCTACCCAAGCGCGACCAAGACCATGAAGAGGACCGGTGAGCTATGGCGCTTTGCCAAGCTGCGGCAACGCAAGTACCTGAACAACATCGTTGAACAGGACCACCGGCGCATCAAGCGGCTGGTCCGGCCCGGACTCGGGTTCAAAAGCTTCCACACCGCACGGCGGACGATCGCCGGCTACGAGATCATGACCATGGTCTGCAAAGACCAGGTCAGGGCTGTTCCTGCCAACAGCATGCCCATACAGGCGACCTTCATCGCGAGCCTGTTCGGTGTTGCCGCCTAA